A region of Rhodamnia argentea isolate NSW1041297 chromosome 9, ASM2092103v1, whole genome shotgun sequence DNA encodes the following proteins:
- the LOC115729172 gene encoding uncharacterized protein LOC115729172, translating into MKCKKHLGDLSSGAGVCASCLRERLFALMAAQAQAQAQGRSCAAAEDRRKSDAQPQPQPQPQPPPLSFPSSVSPYVSRRKSDHHHHHRIHSTPQVAPTYSATSEAGGGGGFSSQRSYKKKSRKFSLLAHLFRSRSEKFDSGPNEDSSDSDPRASRASPSPSWSSFLPGRRRAQSRLSSLGDSAVAGGRCGKPSRIPARGMSPARGDDSDENPGCDRSPPGNVCSSDSSPRFRKTPVAAAAAAAAAPKTPTRPRPSHARNVSGFAFCLSPLVRASPNRDWKHKGCVPPEAGYSGDVRASAKPHLATATSFGKNRSRKLTDFGRAHHNR; encoded by the exons ATGAAGTGCAAGAAACACCTCGGTGACCTCAGCAGCGGCGCCGGCGTCTGCGCCTCCTGCCTCCGCGAACGCCTCTTCGCCCTCATGGCCGCCCAA gctcaggcccaggctCAGGGCCGGTCCTGCGCTGCCGCGGAGGACCGCCGTAAATCCGACGCCCAACCTCAACCTCAACCTCAACCTCAACCTCCTCCCCTTTCGTTCCCTAGCTCCGTGTCTCCCTACGTTTCTCGCCGGAAGTCCGATCACCACCATCACCATCGAATCCACAGTACGCCTCAGGTCGCCCCTACGTACAGCGCCACCTCGGAggccggcggcggaggaggattCTCCTCCCAGAGGTCTTACAAGAAGAAGAGCCGGAAATTCTCCCTTCTCGCCCACCTGTTCAGATCCAGATCCGAGAAGTTCGATTCCGGTCCGAATGAGGACTCTTCCGATTCGGATCCCAGGGCTTCTCGGGCGTCTCCTTCGCCTTCGTGGTCGTCGTTCCTCCCTGGCCGACGGAGAGCGCAGTCGAGGCTGTCCTCCCTCGGAGATTCCGCCGTCGCGGGCGGCCGATGCGGGAAGCCCTCTCGGATCCCGGCTCGCGGGATGTCGCCCGCGCGAGGGGATGATTCCGACGAGAACCCCGGCTGCGATCGGTCGCCGCCGGGGAACGTATGCTCGTCGGACTCGTCGCCGCGGTTTCGGAAGACGCCGGtggccgctgccgccgccgccgccgccgctcccaAGACTCCGACCCGACCGAGGCCGAGCCACGCGAGGAACGTGTCGGGGTTCGCCTTCTGCCTGAGCCCGCTGGTGAGGGCGAGCCCCAACCGGGACTGGAAGCACAAGGGCTGCGTGCCGCCGGAGGCCGGGTACTCGGGCGACGTCAGGGCGTCGGCGAAGCCGCACCTCGCCACGGCGACGTCGTTCGGCAAGAACCGGTCGCGCAAGCTCACGGATTTCGGGAGAGCGCACCACAACCGTTGA